One genomic segment of Musa acuminata AAA Group cultivar baxijiao chromosome BXJ3-3, Cavendish_Baxijiao_AAA, whole genome shotgun sequence includes these proteins:
- the LOC135633389 gene encoding bZIP transcription factor ABI5 homolog isoform X2 has translation MGGGTQLANKAAFAAMVEEPSVCFGPRMGPHGLMLRSLCSIYHCSSEISISSAAEPARSRARHCRPTESRSFACFVAQKYKALNILCQNRHFPRLFLLHSEAGAPSCRFATGWSTRADVASPSESRKMTSEDAEMTSGHRDPDRGHRQLIRPEERDQTADPADRELDLGFALMAQTSIYSLTCDEIQNAVCEPGKTFGSMDDFLTSICNVEDIQAAAANANNDSSNSQPQANNLADSTAGGQVVEAAAALHRQGSLTLPAPLSRKTVDEVWAEIHRNAARRSHRVEQVHPDGVGVENACRQPTFGEMTLEDFLVTAGVVREGHGGQGAPPPHPQPMAQPPSAAQQYEMTGFGHMVGMAGYVDEQVLGAAAAAVVGSPASPLSSDGMGRGQVDNSVPGYGADVPRSIGGVGRKRPGDGETVDKVVERRQRRMIKNRESAARSRARKQAYTVELEAELNVLKEENARLREEQRTAMALRAQLLLESMTEQSRINVQKAVRKLRPCNSCTW, from the exons ATGGGTGGTGGAACCCAACTGGCGAACAAGGCAGCTTTTGCTGCCATGGTAGAAGAACCATCTGTTTGTTTTGGGCCACGGATGGGCCCACATGGGCTCATGCTGCGCTCTCTCTGTAGTATATATCATTGTAGTTCTGAGATATCAATATCGAGCGCGGCCGAGCCGGCCCGGAGTCGCGCCCGCCACTGTCGACCGACGGAAAGCCGCTCTTTTGCTTGCTTCGTGGCTCAGAAATACAAAGCGCTCAATATTCTCTGCCAAAATCGTCATTTTCCTCGTTTATTTTTACTCCACAGTGAAGCCGGAGCTCCAAGTTGCCGGTTTGCAACAGGGTGGAGCACGCGCGCCGACGTGGCGTCTCCATCGGAGAGCAGGAAGATGACGTCGGAGGACGCGGAGATGACGTCCGGGCATCGAGATCCGGACCGGGGCCATCGCCAGCTTATCCGGCCGGAAGAGAGGGATCAAACGGCTGACCCGGCAGACCGGGAGCTCGACCTCGGGTTCGCCTTGATGGCGCAGACCTCTATCTATTCCCTCACCTGCGACGAGATCCAGAACGCGGTGTGCGAGCCCGGCAAGACCTTCGGGTCCATGGATGACTTCCTCACCAGCATCTGCAACGTCGAGGATATCCAAGCTGCCGCGGCCAACGCCAACAACGACAGCAGCAACAGCCAACCGCAGGCCAACAACCTAGCCGACAGCACCGCAGGGGGTCAAGtagtggaggcggcggcggcgctcCATCGGCAGGGGTCGCTCACTCTCCCGGCGCCGCTCTCCAGGAAGACGGTGGACGAGGTGTGGGCGGAGATCCACCGGAACGCGGCTCGCCGGTCCCACCGCGTAGAGCAGGTCCACCCGGACGGCGTCGGCGTCGAGAACGCCTGTCGTCAGCCGACCTTCGGGGAGATGACGCTCGAGGACTTCCTCGTAACGGCCGGGGTGGTCCGGGAAGGACACGGCGGGCAAGGAGCGCCACCGCCCCACCCGCAGCCGATGGCGCAGCCCCCCTCCGCGGCGCAGCAGTATGAGATGACCGGTTTCGGCCACATGGTGGGCATGGCAGGGTACGTCGACGAGCAAGTCTTGGGGGCGGCGGCGGCCGCGGTGGTAGGGTCACCCGCGAGCCCGTTGTCGTCGGATGGAATGGGGAGAGGACAGGTGGACAACTCGGTGCCAGGGTACGGAGCCGACGTGCCGAGAAGCATAGGCGGCGTCGGAAGGAAGCGACCGGGGGACGGGGAAACGGTGGACAAGGTGGTGGAGCGGCGGCAGAGGAGGATGATCAAGAACAGGGAGTCCGCCGCCAGGTCTCGCGCCAGAAAGCAG GCATACACAGTGGAGCTGGAGGCGGAGCTGAACGTGCTGAAAGAGGAGAATGCCCGGCTGAGAGAAGAGCAG AGAACGGCAATGGCGTTAAGGGCGCAACTG CTGCTGGAGTCTATGACAGAGCAGTCGCggataaatgtgcagaaggcagtgagGAAGCTGCGTCCCTGCAACAGCTGCACATGGTGA
- the LOC135633389 gene encoding bZIP transcription factor ABI5 homolog isoform X1: protein MGGGTQLANKAAFAAMVEEPSVCFGPRMGPHGLMLRSLCSIYHCSSEISISSAAEPARSRARHCRPTESRSFACFVAQKYKALNILCQNRHFPRLFLLHSEAGAPSCRFATGWSTRADVASPSESRKMTSEDAEMTSGHRDPDRGHRQLIRPEERDQTADPADRELDLGFALMAQTSIYSLTCDEIQNAVCEPGKTFGSMDDFLTSICNVEDIQAAAANANNDSSNSQPQANNLADSTAGGQVVEAAAALHRQGSLTLPAPLSRKTVDEVWAEIHRNAARRSHRVEQVHPDGVGVENACRQPTFGEMTLEDFLVTAGVVREGHGGQGAPPPHPQPMAQPPSAAQQYEMTGFGHMVGMAGYVDEQVLGAAAAAVVGSPASPLSSDGMGRGQVDNSVPGYGADVPRSIGGVGRKRPGDGETVDKVVERRQRRMIKNRESAARSRARKQAYTVELEAELNVLKEENARLREEQRTAMALRAQLVSRWNAAVLSMLPTNLLSICLQLLESMTEQSRINVQKAVRKLRPCNSCTW, encoded by the exons ATGGGTGGTGGAACCCAACTGGCGAACAAGGCAGCTTTTGCTGCCATGGTAGAAGAACCATCTGTTTGTTTTGGGCCACGGATGGGCCCACATGGGCTCATGCTGCGCTCTCTCTGTAGTATATATCATTGTAGTTCTGAGATATCAATATCGAGCGCGGCCGAGCCGGCCCGGAGTCGCGCCCGCCACTGTCGACCGACGGAAAGCCGCTCTTTTGCTTGCTTCGTGGCTCAGAAATACAAAGCGCTCAATATTCTCTGCCAAAATCGTCATTTTCCTCGTTTATTTTTACTCCACAGTGAAGCCGGAGCTCCAAGTTGCCGGTTTGCAACAGGGTGGAGCACGCGCGCCGACGTGGCGTCTCCATCGGAGAGCAGGAAGATGACGTCGGAGGACGCGGAGATGACGTCCGGGCATCGAGATCCGGACCGGGGCCATCGCCAGCTTATCCGGCCGGAAGAGAGGGATCAAACGGCTGACCCGGCAGACCGGGAGCTCGACCTCGGGTTCGCCTTGATGGCGCAGACCTCTATCTATTCCCTCACCTGCGACGAGATCCAGAACGCGGTGTGCGAGCCCGGCAAGACCTTCGGGTCCATGGATGACTTCCTCACCAGCATCTGCAACGTCGAGGATATCCAAGCTGCCGCGGCCAACGCCAACAACGACAGCAGCAACAGCCAACCGCAGGCCAACAACCTAGCCGACAGCACCGCAGGGGGTCAAGtagtggaggcggcggcggcgctcCATCGGCAGGGGTCGCTCACTCTCCCGGCGCCGCTCTCCAGGAAGACGGTGGACGAGGTGTGGGCGGAGATCCACCGGAACGCGGCTCGCCGGTCCCACCGCGTAGAGCAGGTCCACCCGGACGGCGTCGGCGTCGAGAACGCCTGTCGTCAGCCGACCTTCGGGGAGATGACGCTCGAGGACTTCCTCGTAACGGCCGGGGTGGTCCGGGAAGGACACGGCGGGCAAGGAGCGCCACCGCCCCACCCGCAGCCGATGGCGCAGCCCCCCTCCGCGGCGCAGCAGTATGAGATGACCGGTTTCGGCCACATGGTGGGCATGGCAGGGTACGTCGACGAGCAAGTCTTGGGGGCGGCGGCGGCCGCGGTGGTAGGGTCACCCGCGAGCCCGTTGTCGTCGGATGGAATGGGGAGAGGACAGGTGGACAACTCGGTGCCAGGGTACGGAGCCGACGTGCCGAGAAGCATAGGCGGCGTCGGAAGGAAGCGACCGGGGGACGGGGAAACGGTGGACAAGGTGGTGGAGCGGCGGCAGAGGAGGATGATCAAGAACAGGGAGTCCGCCGCCAGGTCTCGCGCCAGAAAGCAG GCATACACAGTGGAGCTGGAGGCGGAGCTGAACGTGCTGAAAGAGGAGAATGCCCGGCTGAGAGAAGAGCAG AGAACGGCAATGGCGTTAAGGGCGCAACTGGTGAGCCGCTGGAACGCAGCTGTGCTCTCCATGCTTCCTACTAATTTGCTCTCCATTTGTCTGCAGCTGCTGGAGTCTATGACAGAGCAGTCGCggataaatgtgcagaaggcagtgagGAAGCTGCGTCCCTGCAACAGCTGCACATGGTGA
- the LOC135632403 gene encoding CEN-like protein 2, with protein MARVSSDPLVVGMVIGEVIDSFSPSVKMMVTYNSNKLVCNGHEFFPSAVVSKPRVEVQGGDMRSFFTLVMTDPDVPGPSDPYLREHVHWIVSDIPGTTDASFGKEMVSYESPRPNIGIHRFVFVLFQQKRRQSVTLPASRDHFSTRRFAQENDLGLPVAAVYFNAQRETAARRR; from the exons ATGGCGAGGGTGTCGTCGGATCCTCTGGTCGTGGGGATGGTGATCGGAGAAGTCATCGACTCGTTCAGCCCGAGCGTGAAGATGATGGTGACCTACAACTCCAACAAGCTGGTCTGCAACGGCCATGAGTTCTTCCCCTCGGCCGTGGTGTCCAAGCCCAGGGTGGAGGTCCAAGGTGGTGATATGAGGTCCTTCTTCACGCTG GTGATGACAGACCCAGATGTGCCAGGCCCTAGCGATCCGTACCTTAGGGAGCATGTCCACTG GATCGTGAGTGACATCCCTGGCACGACTGATGCATCTTTCG GGAAGGAGATGGTGAGCTACGAGAGCCCCAGGCCCAACATCGGCATCCACCGCTTCGTGTTCGTGCTCTTCCAGCAGAAGAGGAGGCAGTCGGTGACGCTGCCGGCCTCGAGAGACCACTTCAGCACCCGCCGGTTCGCGCAGGAGAACGACCTCGGCCTCCCCGTCGCCGCCGTCTACTTCAACGCCCAGAGGGAGACCGCCGCGCGCAGGCGCTGA
- the LOC135632270 gene encoding zinc finger A20 and AN1 domain-containing stress-associated protein 5-like isoform X1 → MNRKAKPASKKASYCFHSGAGGFIPLRFPSFSPPFIERKRKGERERGRSDLSRIRASCLFGLIDRKGERRGGTMAEEQRCQDGHRLCANNCGFFGSPATLNLCSKCYRDLRLKEEQAASAMIAVERSLSPPPPSAAASSAVAAPPSSSCAPIAVTVPPEGPSGSAAASVAAAGAEAPPARRPNRCASCRKRVGLTGFPCRCGATYCWDHRYPERHACSFDYKAAGREAIALANPIVKADKLRKI, encoded by the exons ATGAACCGTAAGGCCAAGCCAGCGTCAAAAAAGGCGTCATATTGTTTCCATAGTGGTGCTGGTGGGTTTATACCGCTTCGATTTccgtctttttctcctccttttattgagaggaagagaaaaggagagagggagagagggcgATCGGATCTGTCGAG AATTCGTGCCTCTTGTTTGTTTGGATTGATCGATCGgaagggagaaagaagaggcggGACGATGGCGGAGGAACAGCGATGCCAAGATGGCCACCGGCTGTGCGCCAACAACTGCGGCTTCTTCGGTAGCCCCGCCACCCTCAACCTCTGCTCCAAGTGTTACCGCGACCTCCGCCTCAAGGAGGAGCAGGCCGCCTCCGCCATGATCGCGGTCGAGAGATCCCTCTCCCCGCCGCCGCCCTCTGCCGCCGCCTCCTCGGCCGTCGCCGCTCCCCCGTCCTCCTCCTGTGCCCCGATCGCCGTAACTGTCCCTCCGGAGGGGCCTTCAGGGAGCGCCGCGGCATCGGTGGCGGCGGCCGGTGCAGAGGCGCCGCCGGCGCGACGGCCGAACCGGTGCGCGTCGTGCCGGAAGAGGGTGGGGCTGACGGGGTTCCCGTGCCGATGCGGGGCGACCTACTGCTGGGACCACCGGTACCCGGAGCGGCACGCGTGTTCCTTCGATTACAAGGCGGCGGGCCGGGAGGCCATCGCGCTCGCCAACCCCATCGTCAAGGCCGACAAGCTGCGCAAGATCTAA
- the LOC135632270 gene encoding zinc finger A20 and AN1 domain-containing stress-associated protein 5-like isoform X2, protein MAEEQRCQDGHRLCANNCGFFGSPATLNLCSKCYRDLRLKEEQAASAMIAVERSLSPPPPSAAASSAVAAPPSSSCAPIAVTVPPEGPSGSAAASVAAAGAEAPPARRPNRCASCRKRVGLTGFPCRCGATYCWDHRYPERHACSFDYKAAGREAIALANPIVKADKLRKI, encoded by the coding sequence ATGGCGGAGGAACAGCGATGCCAAGATGGCCACCGGCTGTGCGCCAACAACTGCGGCTTCTTCGGTAGCCCCGCCACCCTCAACCTCTGCTCCAAGTGTTACCGCGACCTCCGCCTCAAGGAGGAGCAGGCCGCCTCCGCCATGATCGCGGTCGAGAGATCCCTCTCCCCGCCGCCGCCCTCTGCCGCCGCCTCCTCGGCCGTCGCCGCTCCCCCGTCCTCCTCCTGTGCCCCGATCGCCGTAACTGTCCCTCCGGAGGGGCCTTCAGGGAGCGCCGCGGCATCGGTGGCGGCGGCCGGTGCAGAGGCGCCGCCGGCGCGACGGCCGAACCGGTGCGCGTCGTGCCGGAAGAGGGTGGGGCTGACGGGGTTCCCGTGCCGATGCGGGGCGACCTACTGCTGGGACCACCGGTACCCGGAGCGGCACGCGTGTTCCTTCGATTACAAGGCGGCGGGCCGGGAGGCCATCGCGCTCGCCAACCCCATCGTCAAGGCCGACAAGCTGCGCAAGATCTAA